A part of bacterium genomic DNA contains:
- the lepB gene encoding signal peptidase I, which produces MGNPTTLARIIETVAGASVFIIVMVTLGLTVLRLALQPIQEPVTKWLSELFDSIIWAAVVVFLVLRPFAIQTFNIPSESMVNTLLIGDYVLVNKGLYRTRDPKVDEIVVFRGPPSSLSEGQTPEKTYLIKRCIGTPGMIVEIRKQPDGTPVLYRNGKPVNEPFARKAPADSITCFKIVNGEPVRWEDGRVFVGQNRYIDGAEADKLIKASPGPIPPGMYLMMGDNRPSSYDSRFWGLLDRERVMGRSEFIWWPPSRIGLTR; this is translated from the coding sequence ATGGGCAATCCCACTACTCTTGCACGAATAATTGAGACAGTCGCTGGAGCCAGTGTATTTATCATCGTTATGGTAACACTGGGGCTGACTGTATTGCGTTTAGCTTTACAACCAATTCAGGAACCGGTAACCAAATGGTTGAGCGAGTTGTTCGACTCGATTATTTGGGCTGCGGTTGTTGTGTTTCTGGTTCTAAGGCCATTTGCAATTCAAACATTCAACATCCCTTCCGAATCGATGGTCAATACGCTGTTGATAGGCGATTATGTGCTTGTCAACAAAGGGCTCTATCGAACTCGCGATCCAAAGGTAGACGAGATTGTTGTTTTTCGAGGCCCGCCTTCTTCGCTTTCAGAGGGTCAAACACCTGAAAAGACCTATCTAATTAAGCGCTGTATCGGAACGCCTGGTATGATAGTCGAAATTCGCAAGCAGCCTGATGGCACCCCTGTCCTTTACCGTAATGGTAAACCAGTCAATGAACCATTTGCCCGTAAAGCGCCGGCTGATTCAATAACTTGTTTCAAAATAGTAAATGGCGAACCGGTTCGTTGGGAAGATGGCAGAGTTTTTGTGGGGCAGAATAGATACATTGATGGAGCTGAGGCTGATAAGTTAATTAAGGCTTCCCCTGGCCCAATTCCGCCTGGGATGTATTTGATGATGGGTGATAACCGACCTTCAAGTTATGACAGTCGTTTCTGGGGACTCTTAGATCGCGAACGGGTGATGGGTCGTTCAGAGTTCATTTGGTGGCCGCCCAGCCGAATCGGACTTACTCGATAA
- the rplS gene encoding 50S ribosomal protein L19, whose amino-acid sequence MMSQQLIEEITKPYLKTEIPEFGPGDTVKVSVKVREGGKDRIQIYEGVVIAIKHGGISTTFTVRKISNSIGVERTFPLHSPFVAKVEVTRRGAVRRAKLYFLRDKVGKAARIKERGYSKSGK is encoded by the coding sequence ATGATGTCTCAGCAGTTAATAGAAGAAATAACGAAACCCTATCTCAAGACCGAGATCCCTGAATTCGGACCTGGCGATACGGTTAAAGTAAGTGTGAAGGTACGTGAAGGCGGAAAAGACCGCATCCAGATATACGAGGGTGTCGTCATCGCTATCAAGCATGGCGGAATCTCGACCACTTTCACCGTCCGCAAAATCTCCAATAGTATTGGGGTCGAGCGAACCTTCCCGCTTCATTCGCCATTTGTTGCGAAGGTTGAAGTTACACGTAGAGGCGCTGTAAGACGAGCTAAACTTTACTTCCTTCGTGATAAAGTCGGAAAAGCTGCTCGTATCAAAGAGCGCGGTTATTCAAAGTCCGGCAAGTAG
- the trmD gene encoding tRNA (guanosine(37)-N1)-methyltransferase TrmD encodes MRVDVITLFPEFIEAGISYSIVKRAREIGALTVGTRNPRDFSHDRHRTVDDSPYGGGAGMVMKPDVVCAAAEACLAEANVEKPRIVLLEPQARLFDQQLAAQWATEPYLMLISGHYEGIDERIRQGLVTDVVSIGDYVLTGGELPALVIIDAIARLLPGVVGSEESLEQDSFAEGLLGYPQYTRPEEFHGMRVPEVLQSGNHAEIARWRRKQSLLRTRQERPDLFARAPIKKEDLKLMSEH; translated from the coding sequence ATGAGGGTTGATGTTATTACGCTCTTCCCTGAGTTTATCGAGGCAGGCATAAGCTATAGCATTGTTAAGCGTGCTCGAGAAATCGGCGCTCTTACCGTAGGTACACGCAATCCGCGTGACTTTTCGCACGATCGCCATCGGACGGTTGATGATAGTCCCTATGGCGGCGGCGCCGGAATGGTTATGAAACCGGATGTGGTTTGTGCAGCTGCTGAAGCCTGTTTGGCGGAAGCCAATGTTGAAAAGCCGAGAATAGTGTTGTTGGAACCGCAAGCTCGCTTGTTCGACCAGCAACTCGCTGCACAATGGGCTACTGAGCCTTATTTGATGCTGATTTCCGGCCATTATGAAGGTATTGATGAGCGGATACGCCAGGGGTTGGTGACGGATGTTGTCTCGATTGGAGACTATGTGCTGACCGGAGGCGAGTTGCCCGCATTAGTTATAATTGATGCAATAGCACGATTGCTGCCGGGAGTAGTAGGCTCCGAGGAATCGCTCGAACAAGACTCTTTTGCCGAAGGTCTACTGGGGTATCCGCAGTATACGCGGCCTGAAGAGTTTCATGGAATGCGGGTTCCGGAAGTATTACAGTCCGGTAACCACGCAGAAATCGCCCGTTGGAGGCGTAAACAATCGCTTTTGCGCACTCGGCAAGAAAGACCCGATCTGTTTGCCAGAGCGCCAATAAAAAAAGAAGACTTAAAGTTAATGAGTGAACATTAG
- the rimM gene encoding ribosome maturation factor RimM (Essential for efficient processing of 16S rRNA), with protein MKDQFEDWLLIGIVGAPVGLKGEVKIHSETDFPERFEPGQRVFLRLKQDSIPQERLIESARWYKGSVIIRFQGDQRIEDIEVYRFAEVLVPASERMELEEGQYYVSDLIGIDVYLDNGQHIGKIDDVLQHSANDVYVVGKILIPAVRSFILEVDMQGKRMVVKDMPGLLPETQDEG; from the coding sequence ATGAAGGATCAGTTCGAGGACTGGCTTTTGATCGGCATAGTAGGCGCGCCAGTTGGCTTAAAGGGTGAAGTTAAAATACACTCTGAAACCGACTTTCCCGAACGGTTCGAACCTGGGCAGCGTGTGTTCTTACGCTTAAAGCAGGATAGCATTCCTCAAGAGCGATTAATAGAAAGCGCTCGCTGGTATAAAGGCAGCGTTATTATTCGTTTCCAAGGGGATCAACGAATCGAAGATATTGAAGTTTACCGCTTCGCCGAAGTACTGGTTCCTGCCAGTGAGCGTATGGAGCTTGAAGAGGGGCAGTATTACGTTTCCGATTTAATCGGTATTGATGTCTATCTGGATAATGGGCAGCACATCGGAAAAATTGATGATGTGTTGCAACATTCAGCTAATGATGTGTATGTTGTGGGTAAAATCTTAATCCCTGCGGTTCGCAGTTTTATTTTAGAAGTGGACATGCAGGGCAAACGTATGGTTGTGAAAGATATGCCCGGACTTTTGCCGGAGACCCAGGATGAGGGTTGA
- a CDS encoding KH domain-containing protein → MKQLIEYLVKSMVDNPEEVRIEEHPLEDHTKYQVFVSNEDIGKVIGKNGRIANALRLVIKAAASKDKRRVFLEIVTQQE, encoded by the coding sequence TTGAAACAGCTGATCGAGTATTTGGTCAAATCGATGGTTGACAATCCAGAGGAAGTTCGCATTGAAGAGCATCCTTTGGAAGATCATACGAAGTACCAGGTGTTTGTGTCTAATGAAGACATTGGGAAGGTGATCGGTAAAAACGGCCGCATCGCCAACGCTTTACGCTTGGTTATTAAGGCTGCAGCTTCGAAGGACAAACGCAGAGTGTTCTTGGAAATTGTCACGCAGCAGGAGTAA
- the rpsP gene encoding 30S ribosomal protein S16, producing MVKIRLRRMGAKKRPFYRMVVSPSTAPRNGRFVETIGTYDPLTDPSTVKINAERAAYWISTGAQPTDTARWLLEREGILQKKVTKKTQA from the coding sequence TTGGTTAAAATCCGACTTCGTCGAATGGGAGCAAAGAAACGCCCATTTTATAGAATGGTTGTTTCGCCCAGCACGGCGCCCAGAAATGGAAGATTTGTAGAAACCATCGGGACTTATGATCCGTTGACGGATCCGTCGACGGTCAAAATAAATGCTGAGAGAGCCGCTTATTGGATAAGCACCGGCGCTCAGCCAACAGATACCGCTAGGTGGTTATTAGAAAGAGAAGGCATCCTTCAAAAGAAAGTAACCAAAAAAACACAGGCATAA